In Leptolyngbya sp. SIO1E4, one DNA window encodes the following:
- a CDS encoding DUF760 domain-containing protein, with protein sequence MTFDPERVDFVGLHVDEESANQLLQYLKHQSPEVLSRVAQAVSPEIKQIISQNVQGLIGVLPNDGFNVQVTTDRENLAGLLASAMMTGYFLRQMEQRMEMEVSLTGSMSFDTDLDE encoded by the coding sequence ATGACATTTGACCCTGAGCGCGTTGATTTTGTTGGTCTGCATGTCGATGAGGAGTCTGCTAATCAACTATTGCAATATCTCAAACATCAGTCTCCTGAAGTTTTGAGTCGAGTTGCTCAAGCAGTTAGCCCTGAGATCAAACAAATCATTTCTCAGAATGTGCAAGGCTTGATTGGTGTTCTACCCAACGATGGTTTCAACGTCCAGGTCACAACGGATCGTGAAAACCTAGCCGGGTTACTGGCATCTGCCATGATGACTGGGTACTTTCTCCGCCAGATGGAACAGCGAATGGAGATGGAAGTGTCTCTCACGGGCTCAATGTCTTTCGATACCGACCTTGACGAATAA
- a CDS encoding transcriptional regulator — MTQKPNNRSRSQKDAPRTRRAIIHLLKQEGAMDAQSLAEQLGISAMAVRQHLYALQAEHLIAYREEPRPMGRPAKLWYLTPAANRFFPEGYAELTLSLVQSVAEAFGNEGLDRLLKVRTRQQIEAYRAQIQESQQWQERVAVLADIRTHEGYMADVQLQADGSVLLIEKHCPICTVATTCTGLCSEELTVFQAVLGREVTVERTEHLVSGDQRCAYKITPNSDL, encoded by the coding sequence ATGACTCAAAAACCCAACAACCGCTCCCGCTCACAGAAAGATGCCCCCCGAACCCGGCGGGCCATCATCCATTTGCTCAAGCAGGAAGGTGCGATGGATGCTCAGTCATTAGCCGAGCAGCTCGGTATCTCAGCGATGGCAGTGCGACAGCATCTTTATGCTTTGCAGGCTGAGCATCTCATTGCCTATCGTGAAGAACCTCGCCCGATGGGACGACCGGCTAAACTCTGGTATTTGACCCCTGCTGCTAACCGCTTCTTTCCAGAAGGCTATGCAGAGCTGACCCTGAGCTTAGTGCAATCAGTGGCCGAAGCATTTGGCAATGAGGGGTTAGATCGTCTTCTCAAAGTGAGAACTCGCCAGCAGATTGAGGCCTATCGAGCGCAAATTCAGGAAAGCCAGCAGTGGCAAGAACGCGTTGCAGTGCTGGCAGACATTCGCACCCATGAAGGGTATATGGCAGATGTGCAGCTACAAGCCGATGGCTCAGTGCTGCTGATAGAAAAGCACTGCCCTATCTGTACGGTGGCGACCACCTGTACAGGCCTGTGCTCTGAGGAACTGACGGTATTTCAGGCAGTGCTGGGAAGGGAGGTTACTGTAGAGCGCACAGAACATCTGGTTTCTGGTGACCAGCGATGCGCCTACAAAATCACACCCAATTCAGATCTCTAG
- a CDS encoding MFS transporter — translation MVKTGWLPRLNAQVWVLVGGRFFSQIGSGIVLFYVPIYFVNQVGLSATAVGGALSSAAMASVVGYFLAGAMTDMPMWGRRRTLMVSCLLSVVADGVFLAAHGLSLLVLANVLMGLGDSLYWPASGAAITDLTDNDERDTAFAVSGLADSLGSGLGIVVGGLLITMSGSYSVLFMVDGITFLIFLGVLAAMVKDCDVVVPSQEAKTGVRAWLAVCSNPLFLLFAIANILFTTYMNWMESSLPLYVTKFVGNQGTGLAPATVGLLFSSYVILVAVCQLPIVRWLSAYSRVRALRLSMLLWGGGFGLVVLASVLPTGQGVLVMIALGVLAIANVTYNPFAVALVSEMAAPSSRGLYLSLNAQCWSVGYLVGPLLGGWALDQSATAAHGLWAGAAVSTLIGFLILGQLSRQQYLAEKPSA, via the coding sequence ATGGTGAAGACAGGGTGGCTACCCCGCCTCAATGCTCAGGTGTGGGTGTTGGTAGGGGGGCGATTTTTTTCTCAAATTGGCTCGGGCATCGTGTTGTTTTACGTGCCCATCTATTTCGTTAATCAGGTCGGGCTGTCGGCGACAGCGGTCGGAGGGGCGTTGAGCAGTGCGGCGATGGCGAGCGTTGTCGGGTATTTTCTGGCCGGTGCCATGACCGATATGCCGATGTGGGGACGGCGACGTACGCTCATGGTGTCTTGTCTGCTCTCTGTTGTGGCAGATGGGGTATTCTTGGCTGCCCACGGATTGTCTTTGCTCGTTCTGGCGAACGTGCTGATGGGGTTGGGGGATAGCCTCTACTGGCCTGCTTCTGGGGCCGCCATCACAGATTTAACCGACAATGATGAGCGGGATACCGCCTTTGCCGTGTCAGGATTGGCGGATTCTTTAGGATCTGGCTTGGGCATTGTGGTGGGTGGGCTGCTGATTACCATGAGCGGCTCTTATTCTGTGCTGTTTATGGTGGATGGCATCACATTCCTGATTTTTCTGGGTGTCTTAGCCGCTATGGTCAAAGACTGTGATGTTGTAGTGCCTTCTCAAGAGGCCAAAACAGGGGTGCGAGCATGGCTTGCAGTCTGCTCCAATCCGCTGTTTCTTCTATTTGCGATCGCTAATATTCTGTTCACCACCTACATGAACTGGATGGAGAGTAGCCTGCCCCTTTACGTGACAAAGTTTGTGGGCAATCAAGGGACAGGCCTGGCCCCCGCAACGGTTGGCCTGTTGTTTTCTAGCTACGTGATTTTGGTGGCCGTCTGCCAGCTTCCCATCGTGCGCTGGCTCAGTGCCTACTCTCGAGTTCGGGCGTTGCGGCTGTCAATGCTTCTCTGGGGGGGTGGGTTTGGGCTGGTCGTGCTGGCGAGTGTTTTACCCACCGGTCAAGGGGTGCTGGTGATGATAGCTTTGGGTGTGTTGGCGATCGCGAATGTGACCTATAACCCCTTTGCAGTGGCGTTAGTCAGCGAAATGGCTGCGCCTAGTTCCAGAGGTCTATATCTTTCGTTGAATGCTCAATGCTGGTCAGTTGGATATCTGGTTGGCCCTCTACTTGGCGGTTGGGCGTTGGATCAATCAGCAACTGCTGCCCATGGGTTATGGGCAGGTGCGGCGGTCAGCACGCTGATAGGGTTCTTGATTTTGGGGCAGCTCAGCCGACAGCAATACCTGGCTGAGAAACCATCGGCTTAA
- a CDS encoding Crp/Fnr family transcriptional regulator: MSLPDKASHPCSPLAVLTSFRRKESLPLIRDRVWRIETGIVRTLTWNEQGHVTTFGLWGRGDIVGQCLTQIQPYQLECLTSVVANDVPLGSHGGYWQDALLKHLWRSEELLRIIHQPSVAERLIQLLYWLAQRFGKSVPQGYLLEPLLTHQQLAEIISAGRVTVTRLLAALENQGQLVRPSRVAGKGPSFSASRRAILLPHQPYSSLQAD, from the coding sequence ATGTCCTTGCCAGATAAAGCTTCTCACCCCTGCAGCCCACTAGCCGTCCTGACATCCTTTCGCCGCAAAGAGTCTTTGCCCCTAATCCGCGATCGCGTGTGGCGCATCGAGACCGGCATTGTACGCACCCTCACCTGGAATGAACAGGGTCACGTCACCACCTTTGGCCTATGGGGACGTGGCGATATTGTGGGTCAGTGTCTCACGCAGATTCAACCCTATCAGTTAGAGTGCTTAACCTCTGTTGTCGCGAATGATGTGCCCTTAGGTAGCCATGGTGGGTATTGGCAAGATGCCCTGCTGAAACATCTTTGGCGTAGTGAAGAGTTACTGAGAATCATTCATCAGCCTTCTGTGGCAGAACGCCTGATTCAACTGCTGTATTGGCTAGCCCAACGATTTGGGAAATCGGTGCCTCAAGGATATTTACTCGAACCGCTCTTGACCCACCAGCAGTTAGCCGAAATCATTTCGGCGGGGCGGGTCACGGTGACCCGTCTACTGGCCGCTTTAGAAAACCAAGGGCAGCTAGTTAGGCCCAGTAGAGTCGCAGGCAAGGGGCCCTCTTTCTCTGCATCCAGGCGAGCCATTCTGCTGCCCCATCAACCCTACAGCAGCCTGCAGGCCGATTAG